A genome region from Magnolia sinica isolate HGM2019 chromosome 8, MsV1, whole genome shotgun sequence includes the following:
- the LOC131252631 gene encoding coronatine-insensitive protein 1-like gives MENRRFSRAMSFGISDEALVCVMAYIDDPRDRDAVSQVCRKWYNIDARTRKHITIALCYSTMPARLRMRFLGLESLKLKGKPRAAMFNLNLIPEDWGGYVGPWVNEISKGFNCLKSLHFRRMIVRDADLEVLVRSHGHMLQALKLDKCSGFSTDGLLQVTQSCRCLRTLFLEESSIFEKDGDWLHELAVNNNVLETLNFYMTELKFINTKDLELIAKNCRSLLSLKISDCEILDLCGFFRAALTLVEFGGGSFNDETGDLDKYSSVSFPPNLCRMGLNYMGKNEMPILFPRASLLKKLDLQYTFLDTEDHCQLIQRCPNLEVLEVRNVIGDSGLEILARNCKRLRRLRIECGEDEQDEQGMVSQRGLATLAQGCPDLEYLAVYVSDIANSALESIGTFSKNLTDFRLVLLDKEKTITELPLDNGVRALLTGCQKLRRFALYLRQGGLSDIGLGYLGKYSDNIRWMLLGFVGCSDAGLLEFSKGCPSLQKLEIRGCCFSERALALAVLQLRSLRYIWVQGYNASKTGSDLLAMIRPYWNIEFIPQRQAIVYDEFGSPAEVDRVERPAQILAYYSLAGRRMDYPETVIPLYPFPLSLGV, from the exons ATGGAGAATCGGAGATTCAGCCGCGCGATGAGCTTCGGCATATCGGATGAGGCGCTTGTGTGCGTGATGGCCTACATCGATGATCCCCGCGACCGTGATGCGGTTTCTCAGGTGTGCCGGAAATGGTACAACATCGATGCTCGGACGCGGAAGCACATCACGATCGCCCTCTGCTATTCGACTATGCCGGCTCGCCTGCGGATGCGGTTTCTGGGCCTCGAGTCGTTGAAATTGAAGGGGAAGCCGCGGGCCGCGATGTTCAACCTCAACCTCATACCGGAGGATTGGGGAGGGTACGTCGGGCCCTGGGTCAATGAGATCTCAAAGGGCTTCAATTGCCTCAAATCACTCCATTTCAGGCGGATGATCGTACGTGACGCTGATCTTGAGGTGCTGGTCCGGTCACACGGGCATATGCTGCAGGCGCTTAAGCTGGATAAGTGTTCCGGTTTCTCGACAGATGGATTATTGCAGGTCACCCAATCTTGCAG ATGCCTAAGAACCTTGTTTTTGGAAGAGAGCTCCATTTTTGAGAAAGATGGTGATTGGCTCCATGAACTTGCTGTGAACAACAATGTCCTAGAGACTTTGAACTTTTATATGACGGAGCTCAAATTCATCAACACTAAAGACCTTGAATTGATAGCCAAGAACTGCCGCTCCTTACTTTCTTTAAAAATCAGTGATTGTGAAATCTTGGATCTATGTGGTTTTTTTCGTGCAGCATTAACTCTAGTAGAGTTTGGTGGTGGTTCATTCAACGATGAAACAGGGGATCTCGACAAATACTCTAGCGTGTCGTTTCCTCCAAACTTGTGCCGCATGGGTCTAAACTACATGGGGAAGAATGAGATGCCTATATTGTTCCCACGTGCATCTTTACTCAAGAAGTTGGACCTTCAATATACATTTCTCGATACCGAGGATCATTGCCAGCTGATTCAACGATGCCCCAATTTAGAGGTTCTTGAG GTGCGTAATGTGATCGGAGACAGCGGATTAGAAATTCTCGCTCGGAACTGTAAGAGACTTCGGAGGCTTAGGATTGAGTGTGGGGAGGATGAACAGGACGAACAAGGCATGGTTTCGCAGAGGGGCCTAGCTACACTGGCACAAGGCTGTCCAGATCTGGAATACCTGGCTGTCTATGTATCTGATATCGCGAATTCAGCTTTGGAATCTATTGGCACTTTCAGCAAAAACCTCACTGATTTCCGATTGGTCTTACTTGACAAGGAAAAAACAATAACGGAGCTACCACTTGACAATGGGGTCCGTGCTCTGTTAACGGGCTGCCAGAAGCTTAGGAGGTTCGCTCTCTATCTACGACAAGGGGGTCTGTCAGACATTGGTCTTGGTTATCTCGGCAAGTACAGTGACAACATTAGGTGGATGCTGTTGGGTTTTGTGGGATGTTCTGATGCTGGGCTTCTGGAATTCTCGAAAGGCTGCCCCAGCCTGCAGAAGCTTGAGATTAGGGGCTGTTGCTTCAGCGAGCGGGCGCTGGCCCTTGCTGTGTTGCAGCTGAGGTCTCTGAGATACATATGGGTGCAAGGGTACAATGCATCCAAAACAGGCAGTGATCTTTTGGCCATGATTCGTCCCTATTGGAACATAGAATTCATTCCTCAGAGACAGGCCATTGTATACGATGAGTTTGGTAGTCCTGCAGAAGTTGACAGGGTTGAGCGGCCAGCTCAGATACTTGCTTACTATTCCCTTGCAGGGCGAAGGATGGATTACCCTGAAACGGTCATTCCTCTTTACCCATTCCCATTGTCCTTGGGTGTGTGA